The Desulfonatronovibrio hydrogenovorans DSM 9292 genome includes a window with the following:
- a CDS encoding AMP-binding protein, whose translation MWDKPLREITLGHLLDEAVERYPDNDAVVYVDRDYKLTYREFSDVVDKLAKGLMSIGVQKGEKVAIWATNVPHWVALQFATAKIGAVLLTVNTYYKRHELAYLLKQSECENLVIIDGFRDTDYVQTVYELVPELKTKPRGHLRSNDFPHLKRVLFLGQEKHRGMYSVPEIMALGGMITDSEYLARQKSLNPHDVVNMQYTSGTTGFPKGVMLTHYNIANNGYWIGENQKLTHEDRICLPVPLFHCFGCVLGVLAAVSHGSTLVILEGFNPLLVMTSVETEKCTALYGVPTMFIAILEHRMFAKFDYSSLRTGIMAGSPCPIKVMRQVMDKMNMKDITICYGLTESSPVMTQTRTDDDISKRVETVGRPMPEVEIRLVDPETGQEVPTGVQGEVCCRGYNTMKGYYNLPDETAKTIDRDGWLHSGDLGVMDEDGYLSITGRLKDMIIRGGENIYPREIEEFLYTMEGVQDVQVAGVPSQKYGEEVGAFIILKPGYDYAPEDVRDFCRGKIARYKTPKYVAFVNEYPMTASGKVQKYKLREAALDYFPQAIK comes from the coding sequence ATGTGGGATAAGCCGTTAAGAGAAATCACCCTTGGACATCTGCTGGATGAAGCAGTTGAGAGATATCCCGACAATGATGCAGTGGTTTATGTTGACCGGGACTACAAGCTTACTTATCGCGAATTTTCTGACGTGGTTGACAAGCTGGCCAAGGGACTCATGTCCATTGGTGTCCAAAAGGGGGAAAAGGTCGCTATCTGGGCAACCAATGTCCCCCACTGGGTAGCCTTGCAATTTGCAACTGCCAAGATTGGTGCGGTTCTGCTGACTGTGAATACTTATTACAAAAGACATGAGCTGGCTTACCTGCTTAAACAGTCTGAATGTGAGAACCTGGTAATAATTGATGGGTTCAGAGATACTGATTACGTTCAAACTGTGTATGAACTTGTTCCGGAGCTGAAGACCAAGCCTAGGGGACATCTAAGAAGCAATGACTTCCCTCACTTGAAAAGGGTCCTTTTTCTGGGTCAGGAAAAACACCGGGGCATGTATTCAGTACCGGAGATCATGGCCTTGGGGGGAATGATCACTGATTCAGAATATCTGGCCAGGCAAAAGAGTCTTAACCCTCACGATGTGGTCAATATGCAGTACACTTCAGGAACCACAGGTTTTCCCAAGGGTGTTATGCTGACCCATTACAATATCGCCAACAATGGCTACTGGATTGGAGAAAACCAGAAACTGACCCATGAAGACAGGATATGTCTTCCAGTTCCCCTCTTTCATTGCTTCGGATGTGTTCTGGGGGTCCTGGCTGCAGTGAGCCACGGTTCCACTCTGGTTATCCTTGAGGGTTTTAATCCTCTCCTGGTCATGACCTCTGTAGAGACTGAGAAATGCACTGCCCTTTACGGTGTGCCTACAATGTTCATCGCCATCCTGGAACACCGCATGTTCGCCAAGTTCGATTACTCATCTCTCAGGACAGGCATTATGGCCGGATCTCCCTGTCCCATCAAGGTCATGCGTCAGGTCATGGATAAAATGAATATGAAGGATATAACCATCTGCTACGGCCTGACAGAGTCTTCTCCGGTGATGACCCAGACCAGAACAGATGATGACATCAGTAAAAGGGTTGAAACTGTAGGCAGGCCTATGCCCGAGGTTGAAATCCGCCTGGTGGATCCGGAAACTGGTCAGGAGGTGCCGACTGGAGTCCAGGGAGAAGTCTGCTGCAGGGGCTACAATACCATGAAAGGATACTACAATCTGCCTGATGAAACGGCTAAAACCATTGACAGGGACGGCTGGCTTCACTCAGGAGATTTAGGGGTCATGGATGAGGATGGTTATTTAAGCATAACCGGGCGTCTGAAAGATATGATTATCCGGGGGGGAGAGAACATTTATCCCAGGGAGATAGAAGAATTCCTGTATACCATGGAAGGGGTACAGGATGTCCAGGTTGCAGGTGTGCCCAGTCAGAAGTATGGTGAAGAAGTCGGGGCATTCATCATACTCAAACCTGGATATGACTATGCACCCGAAGATGTGCGGGATTTCTGCAGAGGCAAGATTGCCAGATATAAGACTCCAAAGTATGTGGCCTTTGTAAACGAATATCCCATGACAGCTAGTGGTAAAGTCCAGAAGTATAAATTGCGCGAGGCAGCACTGGATTATTTTCCCCAGGCAATTAAGTAA
- a CDS encoding cupin domain-containing protein has translation MIKERIGHKIKKFRELEEITLEELAARSGLDQEYIMAIEEEGMYPSLGPLLKIARAMGTRLGTFLDDTISQDPLVVRLEERQEESGLLKGTEKPAALRFFSLGRGKSDRHMEPFYIEIFPDSAKDKKLSSHEGEEFIVVVSGEIEITYGQETHVLKPGDSIYYNSIVPHHVSSRGGQTAEIYAVLYFPD, from the coding sequence ATGATCAAGGAAAGAATCGGCCATAAAATCAAAAAGTTCAGAGAACTGGAAGAAATAACCCTGGAAGAGCTGGCTGCCAGGAGCGGATTGGATCAGGAATACATCATGGCCATTGAGGAAGAGGGGATGTATCCTTCTCTGGGCCCGCTTCTGAAGATAGCCAGAGCCATGGGGACAAGATTGGGAACATTCCTGGACGACACCATCAGCCAGGACCCACTGGTTGTCCGGCTTGAAGAAAGGCAGGAGGAATCCGGTCTTCTTAAAGGAACGGAAAAACCTGCAGCTCTGCGTTTCTTTTCCCTGGGCAGGGGGAAAAGTGATCGTCATATGGAGCCTTTTTACATTGAAATATTCCCAGATTCTGCCAAAGACAAGAAGCTGTCATCTCATGAAGGTGAAGAGTTCATAGTGGTTGTGTCCGGTGAAATTGAGATAACCTATGGTCAGGAAACTCATGTACTCAAGCCTGGAGACAGTATTTACTACAACTCCATTGTCCCTCACCATGTTTCTTCAAGAGGCGGTCAGACTGCAGAAATATATGCTGTCCTGTATTTTCCGGATTAA
- a CDS encoding rhodanese-like domain-containing protein — protein MKRIVVIGGGYIAGKAVRLISNTLPSTDLLWISQYSSEKYPLEILSLLIRSSAEPDQWPRIRAKIKVEFDAYQKRMNHYPKQVSKIKVNAQESEVSFLSDMGTMSYSFDRVFIFSKPEISSSFEKQDTHVWPLSSTVEYLVNNWSHIKKPVVVGSDMGLLQVLARSGKKFIWVRSENPFSEQVGYCLDRKLKQKGVTILDQDPFETWYQCLEGKALSYGPVFISDSAGLQLTNLNQFGLEEMDSHGQGPNEQDHGKQVVRVQVQDFEEWLASDFSPEKNLSQAMRIVEASLTGKGREITNRVKATLWNLGDFFAGRIRVDNQWPDGPGDMFESALLHDGLESGDNGFLIRMGMDKSNSRLVEMEAVGMYAHEWLNIGACLMNSQAEISDISDSEFTWPGLGINPLIRCSRMLKNKAQPGILGITPLELKQSADQGAEFFLMDVRSKEEFSKGRLPGSTNIPLDQLKKRVMEIPRFTPLVLYSECSARAYQGARILKGMGAKQLYVLDGGYGLYTLEKDISLVSASDRPASAGGCPAC, from the coding sequence ATGAAAAGAATTGTGGTGATCGGTGGTGGCTATATTGCCGGCAAGGCGGTTCGACTTATCAGTAATACACTGCCCAGTACGGATCTGCTCTGGATTTCCCAGTACAGTAGTGAAAAGTACCCGTTGGAGATATTAAGCCTGCTCATCCGTTCTTCAGCTGAGCCGGACCAATGGCCCAGGATCAGAGCCAAGATCAAGGTTGAATTTGATGCCTATCAAAAAAGAATGAATCATTATCCCAAGCAGGTCAGCAAAATCAAAGTAAATGCCCAGGAAAGCGAGGTTTCCTTTTTATCCGATATGGGAACCATGTCATATTCCTTTGACCGGGTATTTATCTTTTCTAAGCCCGAAATATCCTCTAGCTTTGAAAAACAAGACACTCATGTCTGGCCTTTAAGTAGTACTGTCGAGTATCTGGTCAATAACTGGAGCCATATCAAAAAACCTGTGGTCGTAGGTTCAGACATGGGGCTGCTTCAGGTGCTGGCCAGAAGCGGTAAAAAATTTATTTGGGTCAGGTCTGAAAACCCCTTTAGTGAACAGGTGGGGTACTGTCTTGACCGGAAGCTCAAACAAAAGGGAGTTACGATTCTGGATCAGGATCCATTCGAAACCTGGTACCAGTGTCTGGAAGGAAAGGCTCTTTCTTATGGCCCGGTTTTCATCTCCGACTCAGCCGGGCTTCAGTTGACTAATCTGAACCAGTTCGGTTTGGAAGAAATGGATAGTCACGGGCAGGGCCCTAATGAACAGGACCATGGAAAACAGGTTGTCCGGGTCCAGGTTCAGGATTTCGAAGAATGGCTGGCATCAGATTTTTCTCCGGAAAAAAATCTTTCTCAGGCCATGCGAATTGTGGAAGCATCCTTGACTGGAAAAGGTCGGGAAATCACCAACAGAGTCAAGGCAACTCTCTGGAACTTGGGAGATTTTTTTGCCGGACGTATCCGGGTCGACAATCAATGGCCGGATGGGCCCGGGGATATGTTTGAATCCGCACTGTTGCACGATGGTCTTGAGTCAGGAGACAATGGCTTCCTGATTAGAATGGGCATGGATAAATCAAACTCAAGACTTGTTGAGATGGAAGCTGTTGGGATGTATGCTCATGAGTGGCTGAACATTGGAGCTTGTCTCATGAACAGTCAGGCAGAGATTTCGGATATTTCCGATTCTGAATTTACCTGGCCCGGTCTGGGAATCAATCCCTTGATCCGGTGTTCACGCATGCTGAAAAACAAAGCTCAGCCGGGTATCCTCGGCATAACACCCCTTGAACTCAAGCAGTCCGCTGATCAGGGAGCTGAGTTTTTCCTTATGGATGTAAGAAGCAAGGAAGAATTCTCCAAAGGAAGACTGCCTGGTTCGACTAATATTCCCCTGGATCAACTTAAAAAAAGAGTCATGGAGATTCCAAGGTTCACTCCACTGGTGCTTTATTCGGAATGTTCTGCCAGGGCTTACCAGGGCGCCAGAATCCTGAAGGGTATGGGAGCAAAGCAGCTTTATGTGCTGGATGGTGGATATGGTTTGTATACCCTTGAAAAGGATATTTCTTTGGTTTCGGCTTCAGACCGGCCCGCTTCAGCAGGTGGTTGCCCTGCCTGCTAG
- a CDS encoding twin-arginine translocase TatA/TatE family subunit: protein MFGIGMTELIIILVIILVIFGANKLPEIGSGMGKAIKNFKKATTEPEEIDVTPDEKKGDKEENTQKNQDK from the coding sequence ATGTTTGGCATTGGCATGACTGAGTTAATAATTATTTTAGTGATAATCCTGGTTATTTTCGGGGCAAACAAACTGCCTGAAATAGGATCGGGAATGGGAAAAGCCATTAAAAATTTCAAAAAAGCCACTACCGAACCTGAAGAAATTGATGTGACCCCTGATGAGAAAAAAGGGGACAAGGAAGAAAACACTCAGAAAAACCAAGATAAATAA
- a CDS encoding CDP-alcohol phosphatidyltransferase family protein, whose product MSETKSVHYGSNWTIPNLLTIIRIFITPAFVVAFFNEDYILALTLFVLAGLTDGLDGFLARVLKQRSRLGAMIDPLADKFLLLTSFVCLGVQGWIPFWLIVVVISRDLIVIGGLFVLHIFGINVKNKINPTLDSKLNTLFQIILLLVAMAAYTFDVSGLLLLTSILVFLVGFLTIFSGVRYVLLGFSFLHADMNQES is encoded by the coding sequence TTGTCGGAGACTAAGTCTGTTCACTATGGTTCCAACTGGACCATCCCCAACCTGCTGACCATCATCAGGATCTTTATCACTCCGGCTTTTGTGGTGGCCTTTTTTAACGAGGATTACATCCTGGCCCTGACCCTCTTTGTACTGGCCGGATTGACAGATGGACTGGATGGTTTTCTGGCCCGGGTTCTTAAACAGAGGTCAAGACTGGGGGCCATGATCGATCCTCTGGCTGACAAATTTCTGCTTTTAACATCATTTGTCTGTTTAGGGGTACAGGGATGGATTCCATTCTGGCTCATCGTGGTGGTCATCAGCAGAGATTTGATCGTCATTGGCGGGCTGTTTGTTCTGCATATCTTTGGGATCAACGTGAAGAACAAGATCAACCCCACCTTGGACAGCAAGCTAAACACCCTTTTTCAAATCATCCTGCTGCTGGTGGCAATGGCTGCCTATACATTTGATGTTTCCGGACTCCTGCTGCTGACTTCCATCCTGGTTTTCCTGGTTGGCTTTTTAACGATTTTTTCAGGGGTCAGGTATGTCCTGCTGGGATTCAGTTTTTTACATGCTGATATGAACCAGGAATCATGA
- the miaA gene encoding tRNA (adenosine(37)-N6)-dimethylallyltransferase MiaA encodes MNFDKTGLTPIVCVLGATGSGKNDLALELSRNFSLEIINFDSRQVYKGLEIITAQPSPEDKKLCAHHLYGFLEINKGISAGKFTEMASSAINKTASRKKLPFLVGGTGLYLRSLIYGLAEIPKIPDQIIKDIQKELSNHGIETLYQELSRVDPVYSSTITARDRQKISRALGVYRTTGEPISKWHERQNKKPRYKALLLGIKTDLEELTPFLALRIEKMIGRGAIDEVQRAYEYSGQNFSLPGFSGIGCREIISYIEKEMDLQQAKSLWLKNTRAYAKRQITWFRKEPGIIWTAPGDFSKASMQVEKFLKNVF; translated from the coding sequence ATGAATTTTGATAAAACCGGACTTACTCCCATTGTCTGTGTACTGGGAGCCACAGGAAGCGGCAAAAACGACCTGGCCCTTGAGCTGAGCCGGAATTTTTCTCTGGAAATCATTAATTTTGATTCCAGACAGGTGTACAAGGGCCTAGAGATAATTACAGCCCAGCCCAGCCCGGAGGATAAAAAACTCTGTGCTCACCATCTTTACGGGTTCCTTGAAATCAATAAGGGAATAAGCGCAGGCAAATTTACTGAAATGGCCAGTTCAGCCATTAATAAGACCGCCTCAAGAAAAAAGCTTCCCTTTCTGGTTGGTGGAACCGGACTGTATCTGAGGTCCCTGATTTATGGCCTGGCTGAAATCCCGAAAATTCCGGACCAGATCATAAAAGATATTCAAAAAGAGCTATCTAACCACGGTATTGAGACCTTGTACCAAGAACTGTCCAGGGTCGACCCTGTTTACTCCTCAACCATAACTGCCAGAGACAGGCAGAAGATTTCCAGGGCCCTGGGGGTGTACAGAACTACTGGAGAACCCATTTCAAAGTGGCATGAAAGGCAGAACAAGAAACCGCGCTATAAAGCCCTGTTACTTGGAATCAAAACTGACCTGGAAGAACTTACTCCTTTTCTGGCCTTGAGAATCGAGAAAATGATCGGCCGGGGGGCTATCGACGAAGTGCAAAGGGCATATGAGTATTCCGGACAGAATTTTTCCCTTCCTGGTTTTTCCGGAATTGGATGTAGAGAGATTATCTCATACATTGAAAAGGAAATGGACCTCCAGCAGGCTAAATCCCTCTGGCTGAAAAACACCCGGGCATATGCCAAACGCCAGATTACCTGGTTCAGAAAAGAACCTGGAATAATCTGGACTGCTCCTGGAGATTTCTCCAAAGCCAGTATGCAGGTCGAAAAATTTCTGAAAAATGTCTTTTGA
- the coaD gene encoding pantetheine-phosphate adenylyltransferase, with protein MGKNIKSAVYPGTFDPLTNGHVSLVLRGLDIFDEIIVAVALHSPKNPLFSLEERVEMASSAFNGRPGVKVEPFEGLLVDYVRTQRAGAILRGMRAVADFEYEFQMALMNRRLDRNIQTVFLMTDYKWLYISSTIIKDVAKLGGDIKGLVPPEVEKKLYQKYGHL; from the coding sequence ATGGGAAAAAACATAAAATCAGCAGTTTATCCAGGCACTTTTGACCCTCTGACCAATGGCCATGTCAGCCTGGTTCTCAGGGGTCTGGATATTTTTGATGAGATAATTGTGGCGGTAGCCCTGCATTCACCCAAAAATCCGCTTTTCAGTCTGGAGGAAAGGGTAGAAATGGCTTCCAGCGCTTTCAATGGCAGGCCCGGAGTCAAGGTCGAACCTTTTGAAGGTCTGCTGGTGGACTACGTGCGTACCCAGAGGGCCGGCGCTATTTTAAGGGGGATGCGGGCTGTAGCCGACTTTGAATATGAATTCCAGATGGCCCTGATGAATCGTCGACTGGACCGTAACATCCAAACGGTTTTTTTAATGACCGATTATAAGTGGCTTTATATCAGTTCGACCATTATCAAAGATGTAGCCAAGCTCGGGGGAGACATCAAAGGCCTGGTTCCACCTGAAGTTGAAAAAAAACTTTACCAAAAATACGGTCATCTCTGA
- the rsmD gene encoding 16S rRNA (guanine(966)-N(2))-methyltransferase RsmD — protein MRIISGKFKGRIIKTGSGPGYRPATGKVRESLFSMLESMGIDWSKARVLDIFAGSGSLGFEALSRGAGSVHFIEKSALACSIIRENIAALDISKNRAVLIKADALNYSAKKDLGHFDLIFIDPPYGQGLMEPVLNNLLLGPALVSGTLISAETEYDSAQSLDHFPGLALIRDRNFGQTRILLWEKT, from the coding sequence ATGCGAATAATTTCTGGTAAGTTTAAAGGAAGAATTATCAAGACAGGCTCAGGTCCCGGCTATCGTCCGGCTACCGGCAAAGTCAGGGAATCCCTTTTTTCCATGCTGGAGTCCATGGGCATTGACTGGAGCAAGGCCAGGGTTCTGGATATTTTTGCCGGAAGCGGTTCTCTGGGTTTTGAAGCCCTGAGCCGGGGAGCCGGCTCAGTTCACTTTATTGAAAAGAGTGCTTTAGCCTGTTCCATTATCAGAGAAAACATTGCTGCTCTGGACATTTCAAAAAACAGGGCTGTGCTGATCAAAGCCGATGCCCTTAATTATTCGGCTAAAAAGGACCTTGGGCATTTTGACCTCATTTTTATTGATCCTCCGTATGGCCAGGGGCTCATGGAACCTGTGCTCAACAACCTCCTGCTCGGCCCGGCTCTGGTCTCTGGAACCCTGATAAGTGCTGAGACTGAATATGATTCAGCACAGTCTCTGGATCACTTTCCCGGACTGGCATTGATAAGAGACAGAAATTTCGGACAGACAAGGATATTGTTATGGGAAAAAACATAA
- a CDS encoding MBL fold metallo-hydrolase RNA specificity domain-containing protein — protein MKVKFLGAARGVTGSCYAMEVNGSRFAVDCGLHQGNSEIEKRNWNTDVYNPGGLEFIMITHAHIDHCGLLPKLVRDGFNGRVYVTPPTMDLLEIMLKDSAYIQEMEAEWKNKKRSRHGRPTLDPLYTQADVDKALAMLTPVEYNEEFTPKPGINVLYKDAGHILGSSIIEIRVDEKDDKKVKLVFSGDLGRPNQLLVRNPSYSEVADFLFLESTYGNRDHKNEDQSRDELLEAIDYSYKHGQKVIIPAFALERTQEVLYSLYLLHKEGRLPQDVPIFLDSPLAIRATQVFSKNYRYFDVKTRKLFKAGEDPLRLPGLKLTESPKESMAINSYNGPAIIISASGMANAGRVKHHLRHNIWKKGASIVFVGFQAKGTPGRKIVDGAKTIKILGEELAVNARVFTINGFSAHAGQSHLLEWLSCFQNHGMKVFLMHGEYENQKVLARLIEKRFGHEVHIPDYLEECILKPNRIFEASMPTEKEVPRINWDYVLSELETKVSGLRNSQDRISHMGWNEQVELRDDALEAGTILSRLLASVDFDGDTRKK, from the coding sequence ATGAAAGTCAAATTTCTAGGCGCGGCCAGAGGAGTCACCGGTTCATGCTATGCAATGGAGGTTAACGGCTCCCGGTTCGCAGTTGACTGCGGGCTGCATCAGGGAAACAGTGAAATTGAAAAAAGGAACTGGAACACTGATGTGTATAATCCAGGCGGGCTTGAATTCATCATGATTACCCATGCCCATATAGACCACTGCGGCCTGTTGCCTAAACTGGTTAGAGACGGATTCAATGGCAGGGTTTATGTTACTCCCCCAACCATGGATCTCTTAGAAATCATGCTTAAGGACAGTGCTTACATTCAAGAGATGGAAGCTGAATGGAAAAATAAGAAACGCTCCAGGCATGGGAGGCCCACACTGGATCCCCTTTATACCCAGGCTGATGTGGACAAGGCCCTGGCCATGCTGACCCCGGTGGAGTATAATGAAGAATTCACTCCCAAGCCCGGCATCAATGTTTTGTACAAAGATGCCGGTCATATCCTTGGTTCATCAATTATTGAAATCAGGGTGGATGAAAAGGACGATAAAAAAGTCAAACTTGTTTTCTCCGGAGACTTGGGCCGGCCAAACCAGCTTTTGGTCAGAAATCCCAGTTATTCCGAGGTGGCTGATTTTCTTTTTCTTGAATCAACTTATGGAAACCGGGACCACAAAAATGAAGATCAGAGCCGGGATGAACTCCTGGAAGCGATTGACTACAGCTATAAGCACGGCCAGAAGGTCATCATTCCGGCATTCGCCCTGGAACGAACCCAGGAAGTCCTTTATTCTCTTTATCTCTTACACAAGGAAGGGCGACTGCCCCAGGATGTCCCCATTTTTCTGGACAGCCCTCTGGCCATCAGGGCTACTCAGGTTTTCAGCAAAAATTACAGATACTTTGATGTCAAAACCAGGAAACTTTTCAAGGCCGGTGAAGATCCTCTGCGCTTACCCGGGCTCAAGCTGACTGAAAGCCCTAAGGAATCAATGGCCATTAATTCCTACAATGGCCCGGCCATAATCATCTCTGCCAGCGGAATGGCCAATGCTGGCCGGGTCAAACATCATCTGCGGCACAATATCTGGAAAAAAGGAGCCAGTATTGTTTTTGTAGGGTTTCAGGCCAAGGGCACACCTGGAAGAAAAATAGTTGACGGTGCCAAGACCATAAAGATCCTGGGTGAAGAACTGGCGGTCAATGCCAGGGTGTTCACCATTAACGGCTTTTCAGCTCATGCTGGTCAAAGTCATCTTCTGGAATGGCTTTCATGTTTTCAGAACCATGGTATGAAGGTCTTTCTGATGCACGGAGAATATGAAAATCAGAAAGTCCTGGCCAGGCTCATTGAAAAAAGATTCGGTCATGAAGTGCATATTCCGGATTACCTGGAAGAATGCATTTTAAAGCCCAATCGGATTTTCGAGGCCTCCATGCCCACGGAAAAAGAAGTACCCAGGATAAACTGGGATTATGTGCTTTCAGAACTTGAAACCAAGGTGAGTGGACTGCGCAACAGCCAGGACCGGATAAGCCACATGGGCTGGAATGAGCAGGTTGAACTGCGTGACGATGCTTTGGAGGCCGGGACTATTCTTTCCAGACTTCTGGCCTCTGTAGACTTTGATGGAGATACCCGGAAAAAATAA
- a CDS encoding sensor histidine kinase yields MNLHTTTTLSEVQIRETKKRRRDFLLVLGAVGLIGMLTWVELRYFGLDSYLFLAFFNLNFILLLLVLFLVVRNILKLIVERRRKVLGSKLRTRLVLAFVSLSIIPTLLMFFIAVRFVQTSVDYWFKEQVASSMNQALEVGQLFYNSVKKGLEVRAESTLDQIRQQEFLWGGRGMDSFLQDKKSREYDLTLMGVITPNLREQNWFANDEWDSHWPLIKDNIPWSDLLERPIYWTGLWPSDTGDLVVGVMPVDSAKTGFLVVGQTVEPGLLARLEGIVQGLDEYRKLETIKYPLKVALYTILGVITLVIIFGSIWYGFKLSREISQPVMALAEGTQRIARGDLEVRLEDHSDDELGLLVRSFNKMAMDLEKTQNNLTQANLRFSAQNEELEARGRYMQAVLDNITAGVVSVDQDGKITTVNKAAEFILGLDSTKVIGRYPLDLVSGEYGALIKEVLNQLSDLPESQWQRQLDIDVQGKMVKILVNAVILKAEKGDDYGVVAVFEDITELEKMQRLAAWREVAKRIAHEIKNPLTPIKLSAQRLEKKFSSMITDPSFTQSTQLIVRQVENMQEMVREFSAFAKLPEVRLKLDRLDTLLEEVVSMFSQSHRKITWDLKQINPVPEFSFDRDALKRVFLNLFLNASEALTGQTNGLVEVNLDFDEQLKRVFVQVADNGPGLSSEERARMFEPYYSSKKEGTGLGLAIVKSIVADHGGYVRVKSNKPQGTIFVVELPVRGVTSLRMV; encoded by the coding sequence ATGAATCTGCACACTACTACAACCCTTTCCGAAGTCCAGATCAGGGAAACAAAAAAAAGACGCCGCGACTTTCTGCTGGTCCTGGGAGCTGTCGGGCTTATTGGCATGCTGACCTGGGTTGAATTGCGCTATTTTGGATTGGATTCCTATCTCTTTCTGGCTTTCTTCAACCTCAACTTTATCCTTCTTCTCCTTGTCCTGTTTCTGGTAGTCAGAAACATATTAAAACTAATAGTTGAGCGGCGCAGAAAGGTGCTGGGGTCAAAACTCAGGACCCGTCTTGTCCTGGCCTTTGTTTCTTTATCCATCATCCCGACCCTGCTCATGTTCTTTATTGCTGTAAGATTCGTCCAGACCTCAGTAGACTACTGGTTCAAAGAACAGGTGGCCAGTTCCATGAACCAGGCCCTGGAGGTCGGACAGCTGTTTTATAACTCTGTTAAAAAAGGTCTTGAGGTCAGGGCGGAATCGACCCTGGATCAAATCAGACAGCAGGAATTTCTCTGGGGTGGACGGGGAATGGATTCATTCCTGCAAGATAAAAAAAGCAGGGAGTATGATCTGACCCTTATGGGAGTAATTACTCCGAATCTGCGGGAGCAGAACTGGTTCGCAAATGATGAATGGGACAGTCACTGGCCCCTGATTAAAGATAACATTCCCTGGTCCGACCTTCTGGAGCGTCCAATCTATTGGACCGGGTTGTGGCCCAGCGATACCGGGGACCTGGTCGTGGGAGTCATGCCTGTTGACAGCGCCAAGACCGGATTTCTTGTTGTGGGGCAGACTGTTGAACCTGGCCTTTTAGCCAGGCTGGAAGGAATCGTCCAGGGTCTTGATGAATACCGAAAGCTTGAAACCATCAAGTATCCTTTAAAAGTGGCTCTGTACACCATTTTGGGAGTCATAACCCTGGTCATTATTTTCGGTTCAATCTGGTATGGATTCAAGCTGTCCAGGGAAATATCCCAGCCGGTCATGGCCTTGGCCGAAGGCACTCAGAGAATCGCCAGGGGGGATCTGGAAGTCCGGCTGGAGGATCATTCAGACGACGAGCTTGGCCTGCTGGTACGGTCTTTTAACAAGATGGCCATGGATCTGGAAAAGACCCAGAATAACCTGACCCAGGCCAATCTCAGGTTTTCTGCCCAAAACGAAGAGCTGGAAGCAAGAGGCAGATATATGCAGGCTGTTCTGGATAACATTACAGCTGGAGTGGTTTCAGTGGATCAGGACGGGAAAATTACTACTGTTAACAAGGCTGCCGAGTTTATCCTTGGACTGGACAGCACCAAGGTCATAGGAAGATATCCCCTGGACCTGGTTAGCGGGGAATACGGAGCCCTGATCAAGGAGGTTCTAAACCAGCTTTCAGACCTCCCTGAGTCCCAATGGCAAAGGCAATTGGATATTGATGTCCAGGGCAAGATGGTCAAAATACTGGTCAATGCAGTAATTTTGAAGGCTGAAAAAGGCGACGACTACGGTGTTGTGGCTGTATTTGAAGACATAACCGAACTGGAAAAAATGCAGCGCCTGGCTGCCTGGAGAGAGGTGGCTAAACGCATCGCCCATGAAATAAAAAATCCCCTGACACCCATCAAGCTTTCGGCCCAGCGCCTTGAAAAAAAATTCAGCAGCATGATAACCGACCCTTCCTTTACCCAGAGCACTCAGCTCATAGTCAGGCAGGTTGAGAATATGCAGGAGATGGTCAGAGAATTTTCTGCCTTTGCCAAACTCCCTGAAGTCAGGCTCAAGCTTGACCGGCTGGATACACTTCTGGAGGAAGTGGTCTCTATGTTCAGCCAGAGTCACAGAAAAATCACTTGGGATCTCAAGCAGATCAATCCAGTGCCAGAATTCAGCTTTGACCGGGATGCCCTGAAAAGAGTCTTTCTTAATCTTTTCCTTAATGCCTCAGAAGCCCTGACAGGGCAAACCAACGGTCTTGTTGAGGTAAACCTTGATTTTGATGAGCAGCTTAAAAGGGTTTTTGTTCAAGTTGCAGATAACGGTCCAGGACTCAGCTCTGAAGAAAGGGCCAGAATGTTCGAACCATATTATTCCAGTAAAAAAGAAGGTACTGGATTGGGTCTGGCCATTGTCAAATCCATCGTGGCTGATCATGGTGGATATGTCCGGGTCAAGAGCAATAAGCCTCAGGGAACCATTTTTGTGGTGGAGCTTCCGGTCAGGGGGGTGACCAGCCTGAGGATGGTCTGA